One Phalacrocorax aristotelis chromosome 10, bGulAri2.1, whole genome shotgun sequence genomic region harbors:
- the PERCC1 gene encoding protein PERCC1, which yields MHGRTAAPRVSPGPGVPLRADMAAGIIRPLAELRLPSPFPHGLLLPMRPEPLRGDFPDLSEEEEEEEEEYEEETVEENVGPELTVPSAAETTLQLLKFSELISCDIQRYFGRQGQEEAASSCGMPEDCSSLQHTEAQPKAMAPRGSPGAMHRLGPLAELFEYGVHRCMPPRAASGKTQRLERKYSHITPMHRRKLPPSFWREPGPGPASLLHASTPDFSDLLANWTVEPGLELPSTGRELPPEPGRLGLEAEPFAGL from the exons ATGCATGGCCGGACGGCAGCGCCAAG ggTGAGTCCAGGACCCGGGGTGCCCCTGCGCGCTGACATGGCTGCGGGCATCATCCGGCCCCTGGCTGAGCTGCGGCTGCCCTCACCCTTCCCACATggcctgctgctgcccatgcGCCCTGAGCCCCTCCGAGGAGACTTCCCCGACctctctgaggaggaggaggaggaagaggaagaatatgAGGAGGAGACAGTGGAGGAGAATGTGGGGCCAGAGCTTACTGTCCCCAGTGCTGCTGAGACCACCCTGCAGCTCCTCAAGTTTTCAGAGCTCATCAGCTGCGACATCCAGCGGTACTTTGGGCGGCAGGGTCAAGAGGAGGCCGCCAGCAGCTGCGGCATGCCCGAGGACTGCAGCTCACTCCAGCACACTGAGGCCCAGCCTAAGGCCATGGCACcacggggcagccctggggccaTGCACAGGTTGGGGCCGCTGGCCGAGCTCTTTGAGTATGGTGTGCACCGGTGCATGCCGCCCCGAGCAGCCAGTGGCAAGACACAACGGCTGGAGAGGAAATACAGCCATATCACCCCCATGCACCGGAGGAAGCTGCCACCCTCCTTCTGGAGGGAGCCAGGCCCTGGCCCTGCCAGCCTCCTCCATGCCAGCACCCCTGACTTCAGTGACCTCCTGGCCAACTGGACGGTGGagccagggctggagctgccgAGCACTGGACGAGAGCTGCCACCCGAGCCAGGCCGCCTGGGGCTGGAGGCCGAGCCCTTTGCTGGGCTGTGA